The genomic window tatcagtagatattattatcatcattgtgATATCAGAGGTATagacaataataataaataatataagcaTGGATATCTAGAGTCTACTGCAGTAACATTGTAAGTATAGTTAATGCTTTCTACACTATATAGCAGTGTCATCCAGATGACAGTGTTGATCTGATATGGACAGCAGCAATATCAGCAATGTGGTAAGGTAGATAGTACATTCATTGTTTTAATGCTTGAActctgctatctacagatgatagcagTGTACTCAAGTTTATCTACAATAGACAGCAACATTGTCAATTGTATAATAGTGCTGCAAATAAGTAGATACCAGCATTATCAATATCGTGTAGCAAAACTAGACAGAAGACACAAGTTTAGATAACAacatcaatgctatctacagaagatagcaatgtaaaaatTCCATATCAATTTGTCCTACCACTGTTTCTGAGATGTAAGTAGTATGTCTTATCACCATTTCCAAGATGTAAATAAGTATAATTTATATCAATTTGCACTACAAACATTTTTGTGATATATAtaagtatatatatatttctgaTATATAAATAAGCATAATGTTAATTTGTCCCGCACCATTTCTGAGATATATATTTATAAGTATATACTAATTTGCCCTCCACCATTTCCAAGATATAAATAAGCATACATTAATATGGCCTACCACCATTTCTaagatataaatatatattatttgtcCTCCACCATTTCTGAATATAAATATGTGTATATTAATGTATCCTATCACCATTTCTGAGACATTAGTAAGTATACATTCATTTGTCCTACCGCCATTTCTGAGATACAAAAAAGTATACATTAATATGGCCGATCACCATTTGTGAGATATAATTCATATTTTAATTGttctttaataaaaaacaaaacaaaaaaaccaaaaaaaacacacaaaataggTGAAAGAAATTAAAACCCTTTAGCCATATCTTCAAATCAATTTTAGTGACAAACAATTCACTTGGTTTGATGTCATAATTATGTAGACTGTACTCACCATccagaaaattgcagaaaaataaagcatttaAAAAGACATTAGCAAATTTGGTAATTGTAtaatattaatttctttatttggaCCACACTGACTAACTGGGAATTATAACAAAAAGATGAGTGTCATGTTCAGTTTTTAACTAAATGGCAAAAATATGTCTTCTGTAATAAGAAATGTAAATGCTAATGAATAATGTAGTCTGCGCAGGAGTCTAACATTACAACCAACAAAGAGATAGTATTATTTACTTCATTCATTGTGATCTTGATGTTATATAAATACTTCAAATTAAATTCTTCAAATTAAACAAGCTAAATTATTGCTCTTCGGCAGACATTTTTATTGGTACTGACACCATCTCACACACATCTGTATGTATATGTTTGCACATGTTAAGAAACAAgcaaaaaaagctcaaaaagcaTTCTATAAAAAACCTATTCTTGAAAAGTGTACACACAATCCCAATTTGGTCATACTATAAGGGGTTATAATTGAATCCTTATTCAAATTTCTGTCACTCTTGATGAAAAATTGTCAGGATAAATTAGTATTCAGGTGTCATTCTCATTACTTTGTTATTAAGGAAGAAATATTTATGTGGAAGTGTTATCATCTTACCAAAGAAGAAAGTATTACTAATACTCAAGGTCATCAGCCAATTACAGATGACCAATCATATTCCATAATTGAGTTCTCTTCTCCATCCGCTCGCTTTCTAAATGATCTCTTAATTCTCATGACAAGTGGATTTTAGCTGGCAGAATGAGGTCATTTTGAGTACAATAAATTCAATTACCTTAAGAGATAGAGACCCCACATGGGGATAACTATGATGACATCAAGAGCTTTTACAGATGGCATCAAACTAGAACCAGATTGTACATTTTGCCCAGCCTATAACTATGCTATACTTTCTTCAACCTACGTATATATGgcgaaaatgtttttttttttgttactgtATTATGTTATGTCAATAAAGTCCAAGCTTAACATAGGCTCCTgctagtcacacattacgcaaagCACACTTACTGTGGGTGTTGCGCCCAACTGCGGGCACataattctatatcaatccatgacgTTATGAGTCTCGCTACATTAAgttgataaatttctggttttttGTTGTTAAATTACAGGATTACTGAAATCATTAGGAAGGTACATAACAAATGTTAAATACTCaaaatttgaattcaattcaGACATATTTTGTGTGATGTGGCATTTTTTGACAACAAGATCATTTACAAACAGGTAATCATATAAATGATGACTTGATTAAAGTGTAATATAAGAGAAAGTCCAGATATAGCATGTTGTTCTATTTTGGCTGGTTAACCCATGCTGGTTACCAGCTTGTAGGAGGGTTTGTTTCTACCAGTACCATGACGTCAATGTGTATTGTGTAATGCTGTGTTTTCATTTCCTTTCACTCATCAATTTGTTCCTTCTTGCCAGTCGTCATTCCTCCCGGCCTGCAGCTCCTGGGGTTCTTGTCCCCCCTCTATTGAGTTCAATATGTATATGTGACGTGTGCGCCGAGAGGATTCTCTGTCCAAATGGGGACAGCACCTGTAATGTCGTGGCTTGCAATTGCATATATGCTAGATCAATACACAAGTATTTCTAGTAATTGTTTTGTAGCAATTGCTTTTTTATACACTTGTGTGCATCTGTATTTGATTATGATGAATAATTTATTTGATTTCAAAGATGGATGACTTCCTAGTTAAATTCCTATTATGCACTGATAGTATATGTGAATCTTTCATGGTTAGCTGCATAATGTCATCACATGTAGCTGTTTCAGTTGTCTTATTCTTAAAAAATGGTGTCAAGTaactcattataattatattcaaatTGTTCATGTGATCAATAATGTTGTTACAATTGCTACTGTCAGTACTCAGATGACCCTAATCTTTCTTCTTGTCAGTGTGTCTCTTTCTATTGATTTCTGTCTCTCCATTTGTCCCTTTGTTTGTCTAACATGTTTTTATAGAATTCAATTTTTGTCTTCTGTTTTGTATACAAAAAGATAACGCATTGCCAAACAAACCTCTAAATCTGACAACTCTATGAACCCGAAACTAGTCTAATGTTTATTCCAACAAGTCCAATAATCCATCACTATGACTCTAATTGACATGACAATTATGGGTTATTGTCAATTCTGTTACAGTAGCAAATATGCTGGCTTTATGTAGCGACAATTTTCTCAGTGTTTCCCTAATAAGACGTACCATGCAGGCTAGTTCTATTAGCTAGCTGACTGAGTGACAGTCTATGCTACCTGTACTACATGGCCCATACACACACAACTGACAAAATGCAATTAAACCAACCAAAGACATATACACACACGCACATGCCAAGACCATACTGCTTCACACATATGCAATATCTAGTCGGCAGTCTCATTCAACAATAGACAAAAGAAAGTTATTTAGATTTTTTGGTCGGTAATGATACGCTATTTTATTAGCTTTCCAACATACTAATTAACAATTAATAATAAAACGTGCGTGTAAGTTGTATTACCGATATTAATTAAAATGGGGGCATAATTTCACGGCGCTTTTACTCCTACTCATATATGATTCTTTTTACTAGTATAAAGGTTCATGTGTAGCATTTTTACTAGTCAGTGAAAGGTTGCATTACCTTTTCTATCAATTTGTTTTATCAGTCTCATTTGGTTATAGTTTGATTTTTGTATGCGATCCCATCAAGCAAAATTATGGAAATCTTTTTTCATTGGTCAATTTttatctttttttgggggggtataATTTTTGTTGTCTATTTGATAGAAACCAATACACTGAAACTTGCATCATCAACATTTGAGTCATATCTCCTATGATATGATTATGTTCATCTTgctgaaaataatgaaatacaaaATAATCTTATCAACTTTTTCAATAAAGGGACACTCTTCTCACTTTGTTTGACCATATCACAAATGACTAAaggacaaaaataacattttattagtGATTCCTTTATCATCAGGTGCAGAACGATGCACATCATGTTGGAAATGATGTGCATCAAAATGGCATAAATCAGGTTCACAATAATGCACATTGTGCTGCAATGATACACATCAGGTTAAAATAATGCGCATCATGCTGGACATAATTATATGTGCATTGGAAACAAATGCACATCAGGGAAGAGTAGAAATGACAAAAATCAGGTTCAGAATGATGCACAATTAAAAACAATCCACATCAGGTTAAAATAATAAGCGTCAGACTTGCAAATGTTAAAACTTGTTGTGTACAATTTCCATCAGTTGAGAGCCTGTCCTAACAAATTCTTGTACACCCTATCATTTTTTAACCAAATAAATACAATCTttacaaatatatttttgtttgtgtaACATCAGACGATGCCTCAGATTTTCAAACCAAAATAGCAAAAAGAAGCCCAATTATGTTCATCACATTTTGATACCATATTTGTGTCAATAACCCCAAACATTATTGCCGTAGTGATCCTTTGGAATAAATAGTTGTACTTACACTCATTAAAATGGATGTTTTTGTTGGTTGAGTACCTTGTAATCCTACACCAGTCATGCAGATGTCATGTTGCACTGGTTTGTGTAAGGTATCAGTGCAACTTTGGAATCAATcggcatctttttcattcaaagggtcaccatggcaacagtCTTTGGGCTATTGATCCCAATGAGGTATCACAATGTGTAGCACATACATGGGTTTGTTTCTGCTATTGTTTCAGTTTGAAAACTTGATGAATCAGTTTTGAGTTGTGTCTTCGAAAACAAAGGGGGTCtagttactttttgtgatgtgCTTACATGTCCCATGCATGGCTATCCTTGAATTTAGTGCTCTATCAGTACTGGGTTTTGCCTGGCTTTGGTCAAACATAATAGATAAGCCAAAAAATaaggaaataaaaaataacatacaaTGAGTACAGAATAGTAATGAAAAAGACAAGATTAGTTTCACTGCCTCAATAATTTGTttttacatgaataataatatttatgttcaatataataaattatactaGCCTATGTAGCCTAATAATAGCCAGTAGGAAACATGGTTTGCATGGATTTATATACATATTCTGAAGGTATGAATCAATAGTATGTTGCTTGGATATTTCCAGAGGTAGACTGTTATGTACACAGATGACAGTAATTACATTAAGTTAATCTCATTGTGCATGATTTCTGAAGACCCACTGACCCAATCAAACCTGTCAGCCTGACTGTGCTAGTTTTCAATAAAAGCCACAACTAACCAACCAACCACCATCATCAGAGTGCTTGTGTTTTGCTTATTTTATAATACTCTATAGCCTTGACATTGTGACAGACAGGCAGGCATCCTTAAAAATAGCGGCGAATTACGTCAATGCAAAGTACCGTGTGCAAGAATGATGTTCTGTGGGAGTGAGTGTGTGTATGtgttggggtgtgggggtgggtgtgtgttaaACACTTGAAACAGGTCTATACTGTCCTATGATTGATAGTATTGTTTACATTGTAATTTAATTGCTGCTTAACTAACAGCAACTTATATAATGCTATGCAAACTGCATAATATGTAtcaaatgattcaaaatacatTTGGGTAAGGTAAAATACAACTGAGCTAAATCAGAATAAGTTTTAAGATTTTGTATTAACATTTCACTAAACCTTTgtacttgttttgttttatgtctAAGTGTTCCTTATGGCTTCTAATGTATATCGTATTTAGATTGCTGCCTACTGTATATAATACAAACACATTTCAGGTAACACTGATGCACACTGTAGAAAGTACTGTTGTAAATTGTTGATGCTGCAAACAGTTTCTTCTGCAGGTAATGCTCTTTGACTTTTGACCACACTGCTATCTAATGTAGACAGCACCAGTATACCTTAGAACACATACTGTATACACCTGAAACCATTGATaacatcattgctatctactgaagataacacaactACACTAGCATTGTTGTCAACAGGGGTGGGTTTGTTGACTCTATGTCACAGATAGTATCTGCATGGAACATTGCATGGGCCATTTGTATAGTAATACCAAGGATGTAAGTAGGTGTCAGCAGAAAATACTAGAAAGAAAAATCCTGAAAATCTCAACAAACATTTTCCTAAATATTTGTGTATAGTTCAAGAAAGatggaaaaaaaatgatgaattcaGGATTAATCCAGAAAACTTAATTTTCATGTAATTCATGCTAGAAGGGTTTGAAATAGATGTAGTATAggtaactaaaaaaaaaaaaaagttgtccaTTTGCGACGAAAAAACccaaaccctgttctacggccccgatatatttggttaaaaaaattCTTATACAAATGAATGCCAAACCAAAGTTTGAAAATTTCAGGaatctttttttgtttgttatttcaaaatactgcATGCAAACTATttgattttttctttttcatcGCCTTGCCACTCTATGAAATGACCAATTAGCACACCAAAATAAACAAGGTCCATTTGACTGCAACTGTTGGACAGTGCTTACTCACAGCAGGTGAGGACATAATTATGTAACCATTGCAAACAATACATATAAATTAGCATCAAATCTCAAAATAACCATTGAGCTCAAACCAAATTTCCCAGAAAAGGCTACATTAAGAACTGAATTTTCAGGAGAGCTGGAGCAAATGCTCTCCTACAGCTCCCCTAAGTTCCATAATGTAAGTGATACTCATGAGCTTCCCGAGAGCATGTTGCCTCATTTTCAATGGCAAATTACTGCAACAGACATGAACTAACGGGATACAGACTAACCAACCAGCCAAAGTCCCAGCATAAAGTGAGAAAGATGAAACTGCTACACACATACCGCATATTTTACAGTCTTTCGCGAGACACGAAATgctctattgtggcttgcaacgCTGGCATGTTTGATAGACATGCATGATCGAACAAGCGGCCCTCATGAATACGcaaaaattcacagcatacaaagcacaggaactttgactgttggtgaatagtctgtTGTCTGTGTATTTAGAAGTGAAAATATGAATGACTAAAGCATTTGAATTGCCAGCATAACAAAACAATCATTCAAGGAGAATTGAAATATACCTAATATATGAAATAATCAACTAAAACAAGAGACAGGTGACCTTGAAACAGCCACCAGCCGAATGTAAGTCAATACTCTTAAACAAAGTCTTGTCAATGTACCAGTCTATGTTTGGACTGCCTCAGTTACAAGACAAATCTCTTAACTAACACACAATTGGAACAATCGCTACACATGCTAATAGTACATATGCTGTGATATTCAATCCAGTCTACACAGCTGAAGAATTGCATACCTTCACTGCAAATACTTGGCATGTTGGTAGTTTTGCTAAGATTTCTTAACAAACTTGCAATTGGTATGACAGTTCATATGCAATCATATTGAACCAATTGCACACCGCAAGAGAATTTTCTGTATATAATTCAGCACATCCAAGATATATCTCTGCAAAATGTTTGCCATCATTTTTAACAACAAATTacattttctttataaattttgCTCTTTAAAATGGAAATCCCTTTGCACTTATACATAGAATGCACAGAGAccggatatatatatatatatcaaattgtGGAACAACAGATGGAGTGAACCAGCGAAAGGATAGACAATTTCCAGGAAGTCGGACAAAGCACAGAACAAGATTAAACAATGAAAAAGAATGATACATGTAGCCTTCAGTGTTAGTGCCCTTTCCATGCAATGGAAATCAATTATTGGTCAGTTGCTGGAACTGAATGATCCAAATCATGTTTGGAAAAATGAAGATCTTAAGTTTCCACAAAGCTATTGAACATGACATAATTTTAGaataatatttgatcatagtaTTTCAGGTACAATTGACAGTCATCACATCAAAAAGTACAACCATACAGATTCAAATGTGCAAGAAGCTAATATCAAACCAATCAAATTTACTACTTAAATGCATGGATATTTTCTCTTTTGCAGGTATTGCTATAGCACAACCtttaaaagcaaaattatttaCAACACTTTCCTTTGTCCTACCACCTATCATCTTGGTAATTTATATTGAATTTCTCTATTGAAGCATTTTGTGTTCTCACGCTCCATGAAAATatcttgtttgcattttatttttgtttatagcAATATTTACCTTAGCTTTATGGACAATTAACTTCAACCCCAAACAACAACAAGAGGGATATGAAAAGATACAATGAGATTAATTGAACCATTGACCCgcaaaatattttggcaatatTTGCCGCTATCCCAGAATATATCATTCAATTGTAACAAGTTTGTCAACAGTTAAACACTCACTGCAACTCTATTCTGTTATTCTGACTATATCAAAACACCACCTGAGTTTCAGGATAATTTGGAAAATCAAGATGGCCATGTTTATGACTAAGTTTGTGCTCATATTCTGCATTACCATGTCAACACTTTATGGAATAAATTGTGTACAAGTTGAGAATAATACTGCTACTGCAAATGAAGTGGCatatgctctaccaactgagaaTCATGTGTTGTTGCAAGCCAAAATGGAAGCACAGGATCAAAAGATGACCATTTTGCTACAAAACCAACAAGACAACCATGGCGAAACCATTGCCTTGCTTCAGAACATAGTTGTCCAGATGGCAGTCAATCAGCAGAATAAACAGCATCAGATCACTGACTTGCTGCAAACAAACCTGGATAACCATAATGAGACTATCACTCTCTTACAAAACCAGCAACACACCCTCTCTAGGATGGTAGAAACCCAAACTTATGTGGCAAATACTTTAAGCCAAGTTGTGAGCCATCTAGAGATGCAAAGTGAACAACTACAATATATGGCAGGTTCCATGAATACCATGATGTCTCTGCTCATGACCCAACAAGAAACCACTGAAAACACTCCAACCTCACCTGTACATGTACAAACTGAATCTGAATCTGCTGGCCAACATCAACATCCCCAAACTTCAACAGCTACCCAAAACCAACTTCCCCAGACTTCAACAGTTGCCCAAAGCCAACTTGGACAGATGTCAACAGTTACCCTAAACCAACTTCCCCAGACTTCAACAGCTCAAACAACTACTAAGATTTCTGGAGTAGATTGTGAAGATCTGGCTTCCAAAGGAGATTTCCCTTCTGGTCCATACACCATCACTCCAAGAAATGACTCCTCCTTCAATGTATACTGCGATATGGATACAGATGGAGGGGGATGGACtctattccaaaaacgttttgatGGTTCCTTGAATTTTTATCGTGGTTGGACTGATTATGATCAAGGTTTTGGTGATGCAGATGGGGAATATTGGGTGGGGTTAAGCCAAATACATCAACTAACACAATCAGGAAGCTGGGCCTTGAGAATCGACATGGAATCCTTTGGCAATGAGACGGCATATGCAGAATACCAGCCTTTTCAAGTTGGTGAAGCAACATCTAACTATATGCTTTCTATTGGACGGTATGTAGCGGGAACAGCAGGTGATTCCCTAAGTGGGCATAACAACATGCCATTTTCAACCTTTGATCAGGACTATGATGCTTACAGTGGTAACTGCGCTCGCAATAGACAAGGTGCATGGTGGTACAATCAGTGTGCCGCTTCCAACCTGAATGGCTTGTATCAGGGTCCTACTGGGAATAGTGGGACAGGAATGTGGTGGAACCACTGGAAACGTGTAGAATCCTTGAAGAAATCAGAAATGAAGATAAGGCGTATGCCATAGACTGAACTCAGTCAATACTTCACATAAAACATTGGTCTTTAGAATTTGAACACTGAATATTTGAAAtgtattaaaaaatataatattaagaaCTAAAACCTTTTTATTTTCAGCACATAAAGTGCATTGTAGTCTTGATTATGGAATCAATGTAAAGCATCTAGTTTGGCTACTATATTATAGGATGCAACTTCTTACTATTTGTTTCATTCAGCAATATACTAAATTGTTCAAGCTATTATTATCATATTTCAGTGCCTAGAATCAAAGAGTTCAATGGGAATAAGTCAGATGTACAAAATTGGCGTATAAAAATCTTTCTTAAATTAGAAATATTTGTATTATTCTGTACATATCTTTGGTTATAGATGTCAAGGTTATGTTTTAATGTATGACGGTATAGATTTGTTGTTGTATTATGTTATTAATGCTTCTAGATGAAACATGCATTAGTTTGCATTTTAAATTGAATTCTACATGTATGTGGATATATTGCTCCATCATTTTTCTTGCACTATGTTAACCAAGTAGATGGATTCAATATGATTACATTATTCACTGTAGTGAATCCAATTAATTAACTACCTTTGTAAATGGTACCCAATTCAGTAGAGGAGCCAGGGGTGTTCCCCccacatacttttgccaaaatcatgcaaaatcCACCCACAGCTCCCCCCATTTAAGACCATTTCTCCCAAAGGTATTACAGTAAGGGCCAGTATATAATCCGAAAGTATTTGTATGTGTTTTCCATCGCAACATACGCTATATTTTACATATTCGCTGTGATTTTCACTTCCCCTTTTTAATTTTCACTGAAATTAGTAGCTTTGTTCACATCTTCATTCTTTGCAATTTTGGTTGCTGCAGCACAGTTAAGCAACAGTAGAAAGCAGCATATGGTCCAATGGCAAAACCCACacaaaacattgaaatatatactggcTCTAAGGCTTTGATATCTGCTTTGAGGTTGACATGTAGAAGGTGATTAATTCCTCTatactgtgtctcatctcaagttgagagtagcaccatgttggatttcacagtggcagatttcaGTTGCACGCGATAACCAAATCCTGCAAGGCATATACACATGCGTAGAAGGGCGATGTGTCCATACGCTGATGACGCAACCACGTAAACGCACTGATCAGAAtatgccactacaaaatccaacatgccgTTACTTTCAACTTAAGGTGAGTCAGAGTGTACCTGCAATAGTCATTTAGTAGTTTTTGTTGATATATTATATGAGGTATGTACAAGGCAAAAGTGACTTATGATATATTGGAGGCATCCCAATGGCTGATAGCACATCATGTTCCAAATACAGCTTTCCCAGTTATACATTATGAATGATGCCCATTGACAATCACTGAAGAACTTGGAAACAAAGGTGAATCAATGTTGTATCTTAGCAATTGTTTTAAATCAATGTAAATGGTTAAACATGAGAAGGGAAGAGTTATGCATTGAGTACTGTTAACTAAGCCAATGTTAAAATTAAGCAAGCATGTCATGGCCTCCCAAATTTCAAGAGGGTTTTTTGGTAAGCATTGAGTTGATGTACAAAGCAGCATATATTAGTGGTGACAATTTATGTTATGATTACAGATCATTACTGGTGTATAATTGGAACATcataatcaaaattaaaattattggaaACTTTAATTTCAGAAATGTCACTCTTCTCTTTCTTGCTGCCATTTCATATGTTACGTCTTGCCCTAGATCCACCCAGACCAACAAGATTCAGATAAACGAACTGATACATAATAATTCtttttcatacatgtacattgttattattataccatttttcaccctcatgtggcagtgacgtcaacacgttGAAGCAACTGTTTTGTTCGCACATCTATGCTGCATCTTTAAgcaggtgtgtgtgggggtgtgtttgtaaaaCGTGTGAAACGGGGATACATTTGCGTTCCATCCTGATAAACTGGGGATACACCTACAAACGGGGATATCCCCGATTTTCTAACTATGCTAATGGAGCTATAAAACGTAATATAATAGAAAGAGAGGGCGCTAAAGGCATTAGTTAGACATATGGGAGAGGGTGAGATCCCCTATTGCATAGTACAGAATCATACGATATACcttagaattccgtctagaagcatatatgcctctaaacgaggggtttttttaacgaaagatatgaaaggtcaatacccttctcaaaaacattgcaatagattggtcttacaaatatacatgtttgtacagccgtctttatcagtaatatagttgttcaaactccaaataacgctttttgttgagagtgtctgcctcttgtctcttgtgtcaaaaaacctcgtttagaggcatatatatgcttgtagacggaattttacggtacaCATATCTGATTCCATACTATCTAACTGGGGACACATGATTTTTTCCAGCAAAGTGGGGACATATCCAAACATGCATAGCAACATAGCCTAGTCGTGGTTGGATAGTCCCAGGCGGATGGCGACACACAGATTTCCCGATTCACACGTTTTACAAGTAGgtgtgtgtacaccagcgctttgagcgaacgctaGCTATTTGAAGCTGCAcctaatgaaatgcgcactgacgtcactgccacatcagggtaaaaatggtatagatcgATACCTCTACACATGTGTAACATGTGAGTTGACCAGTTTGGGTTCTGCTGGGTCTCTGGGTCTCTGGGTCACTATATTTCTATATTCACATGTGTTGCCACTGTGTAGCTTAATGGATGCAAGTCATTTCATAGGCTTTCACATGGAGAGGTTGGTGCCAGATTAAAGTGCAACTGTGAGGTCCAGCCTGTGTGCAGCTGGGCAATTATTTTTGCATTAAAGTAAATTTCCTAATTGTTCAGAGTTCCAGGTATGCGTAGATGATCACGTATAGAAGAGGCGAATTCTCCACCCCTTCTACACGCTCCATGATCAAAAGGGTCAACCGtcttattgtcatgattgttgattACCCGACCCGATCAGTTTGATTGTTGATCACTTCTGTGttcatgctcatttgctcatacATAGGCTTAACGTTGGATACATAACTCAGCACAATTAGGAAATTTAGTTTAAGCACACACAGTCCATAAGCATGTGTTCATGAAAGATCCTGTGTTGGTAAACATCCATTAAAAGCATGTGTTGTTGAA from Amphiura filiformis chromosome 5, Afil_fr2py, whole genome shotgun sequence includes these protein-coding regions:
- the LOC140152514 gene encoding uncharacterized protein: MAMFMTKFVLIFCITMSTLYGINCVQVENNTATANEVAYALPTENHVLLQAKMEAQDQKMTILLQNQQDNHGETIALLQNIVVQMAVNQQNKQHQITDLLQTNLDNHNETITLLQNQQHTLSRMVETQTYVANTLSQVVSHLEMQSEQLQYMAGSMNTMMSLLMTQQETTENTPTSPVHVQTESESAGQHQHPQTSTATQNQLPQTSTVAQSQLGQMSTVTLNQLPQTSTAQTTTKISGVDCEDLASKGDFPSGPYTITPRNDSSFNVYCDMDTDGGGWTLFQKRFDGSLNFYRGWTDYDQGFGDADGEYWVGLSQIHQLTQSGSWALRIDMESFGNETAYAEYQPFQVGEATSNYMLSIGRYVAGTAGDSLSGHNNMPFSTFDQDYDAYSGNCARNRQGAWWYNQCAASNLNGLYQGPTGNSGTGMWWNHWKRVESLKKSEMKIRRMP